The Ignavibacteriales bacterium genome has a window encoding:
- a CDS encoding restriction endonuclease, which produces MAIPDYQTIMLPLLQFAGDGKEHTLRETVDKLSDVFGLRTDEREALLPSGQQTVFHNRVGWARTYMKKAMLLEAPRRSFFIISKRGKEVLASNPKRIDAEFLDQFAEFKEFKSLRHEKTEVELPTTNDTPEEVLESAFLSLRQNLASDILQQIKSCQPRQFERMVVQLLVAMGYGGTLKDAGKAVGKSGDEGIDGIIKEDRLGLDIIYIQAKRWEGTVSRPEIQKFAGALQGQRARKGIFITTSEFSKEAQEYVAKIESKIVLIDGQQFAQFMIDHNLGVTPVANYEIKRIDSDYFTEE; this is translated from the coding sequence ATGGCTATACCAGATTATCAAACAATCATGCTTCCTCTTCTGCAATTTGCCGGAGATGGAAAAGAGCATACACTCCGAGAGACCGTCGATAAATTATCTGATGTATTCGGATTAAGAACTGATGAACGAGAAGCGCTTCTTCCAAGTGGCCAGCAAACTGTTTTTCATAATCGAGTTGGTTGGGCGCGAACTTATATGAAGAAGGCTATGCTCCTCGAAGCTCCTCGCCGTTCTTTCTTCATTATTTCTAAACGAGGCAAAGAAGTATTGGCTTCTAATCCCAAACGAATTGATGCCGAGTTTCTTGATCAATTTGCAGAATTTAAGGAATTCAAATCGCTTCGTCATGAAAAAACAGAAGTGGAATTACCAACCACCAACGATACACCCGAAGAAGTTCTCGAAAGCGCATTCCTCAGTTTGCGTCAAAATCTTGCCAGCGATATTCTCCAGCAAATTAAATCTTGCCAACCTCGCCAATTCGAGAGAATGGTAGTTCAATTGCTTGTCGCAATGGGATATGGTGGCACTCTCAAGGACGCAGGCAAGGCTGTCGGCAAGTCAGGTGATGAGGGCATTGATGGAATCATCAAAGAAGATCGACTTGGACTTGATATTATTTATATTCAAGCCAAACGCTGGGAAGGTACTGTCAGTCGTCCCGAAATTCAAAAGTTTGCTGGTGCGCTGCAGGGCCAACGCGCAAGAAAAGGTATTTTCATCACCACCTCTGAGTTTTCCAAAGAGGCGCAAGAATATGTTGCCAAGATTGAAAGCAAAATTGTTTTAATCGACGGTCAACAGTTTGCTCAGTTTATGATCGATCATAACCTTGGTGTTACACCGGTAGCCAATTACGAAATTAAACGGATCGATTCTGATTATTTCACTGAAGAGTAA